One segment of Setaria viridis chromosome 4, Setaria_viridis_v4.0, whole genome shotgun sequence DNA contains the following:
- the LOC117851389 gene encoding AAA-ATPase At3g28580 yields the protein MEMVLDWRSLGSLLATLMVFRTAMRDFLPPEAEMCLRRLLARVAAAFRPPSGTILIDEADGASGGANDLYDSAQLYLGERCLATAPAVRLHKPRQAHRPVASLPDSHTTHDTYQGVRVRWTSTARTAERGAGGGGYSPYGVFGRGGHGGGGGGDHRTLELQFPRQHRDLIHDHYIPHLIAEAARMRLKSRERRLYTNRATGPGDDHHRLWTSHAFSHPSNFDTLAVDPALREEIRADLLRFAARRDHYARVGRAWKRGYLLHGPPGTGKTSLVAAIANLLEFDVYDLELTTVPTNSHLRRLLVSTTPKSVVVVEDIDCSLDLSDRNKKNKNGNNGADDETAAQLAAISPAAAAAMAVVGRESISLSGVLNFVDGLWSSCVGERLMVFTTNHPERLDPALLRPGRMDRKIELGYCTPPALRVLAKNYLGVGDEGCEDAGDDPDTVRDLMAEAEDLLAPAAGVRITPADIAEVFMGCDGTGAAAALRKLVGELRRRRDDYAAAAAVAPGESGEDTTDC from the coding sequence ATGGAGATGGTGCTGGACTGGCGGTCGCTGGGGTCCCTGCTGGCGACGCTCATGGTGTTCCGCACGGCGATGCGGGACTTCCTCCCTCCGGAGGCCGAGATgtgcctgcgccgcctcctcgcgcgtgtcgccgccgcgttccgccCGCCCAGCGGCACCATCCTCATCGACGAGGCcgacggcgccagcggcggcgccaacGACCTCTACGACTCGGCGCAGCTCTACCTCGGCGAGCGCTGCCTCGCCACGGCCCCCGCCGTGCGCCTCCACAAGCCCCGCCAGGCGCACCGCCCCGTCGCCTCCCTCCCGGACTCCCACACCACGCACGACACGTATCAGGGCGTCCGCGTCCGCTGGACCTCCACCGCGCGCACCGCCGaacgcggcgcgggcggcggagggtACAGCCCCTACGGCGTgttcggccgcggcggccacggcgggggcggcggcggcgaccaccgCACCCTCGAGCTGCAGTTCCCGCGCCAGCACCGGGACCTCATCCACGACCACTACATCCCCCACCTCATCGCCGAGGCCGCTCGGATGCGGCTCAAGTCGCGGGAGCGACGGCTGTACACCAACCGCGCCACCGGCCCCGGCGATGACCACCACCGCCTCTGGACCTCGCACGCCTTCTCCCACCCGTCCAACTTCGACACGCTCGCCGTCGACCCGGCGCTCCGCGAGGAGATCCGCGCCGACCTGCTCCGCTTCGCGGCGCGCCGGGACCACTACGCCCGCGTCGGCCGCGCGTGGAAGCGCGGGTACCTGCTCCACGGCCCGCCGGGCACGGGCAAGACCagcctcgtcgccgccatcgccaaCCTCCTCGAGTTCGACGTCTACGACCTCGAGCTCACCACGGTGCCCACCAActcccacctccgccgcctgctCGTCTCCACCACGCCCAagtccgtcgtcgtcgtcgaggacaTCGACTGCTCCCTCGACCTCTCTGACCgcaacaagaagaacaagaacggCAATAACGGCGCCGACGACGAGACCGCGGCGCAGCTCGCCGCGatttcgcccgccgccgcggcggccatggcggtggtGGGGCGGGAATCCATAAGCCTCTCCGGGGTGCTCAACTTCGTCGACGGCCTCTGGTCGTCCTGCGTCGGCGAGCGCCTGATGGTGTTCACGACCAACCACCCGGAGCGCCTGGACCCGGCGCTGCTCCGCCCCGGCCGCATGGACCGCAAGATCGAGCTCGGCTACTGCACGCCCCCCGCGCTGCGCGTGCTCGCCAAGAACtacctcggcgtcggcgacgagggctgcgaggacgccggcgacgacccGGACACGGTGAGGGACCTCATGGCCGAGGCGGAGGACCTGCTCGCACCCGCCGCCGGGGTGCGCATCACGCCCGCCGACATCGCCGAGGTGTTCATGGGCTGCGACggcacgggcgccgccgccgccctgagGAAGCTCGTGGGCGAGCTTCGGCGGAGACGTGACGATTACGCGGCGGCCGCAGCCGTAGCGCCGGGCGAATCGGGGGAGGATACGACGGATTGTTGA